Proteins found in one bacterium genomic segment:
- a CDS encoding glycosyl hydrolase, whose protein sequence is MKESRKVVDFLNSLGANSAVSRRDEILSKTIECVKYLGIRWIRSGYESNVPVEDLLELHRQTGVVFSYGLLSGGNDINRLLEGGRALARNRALLAFEGPNEPNNWAVKYRGKIGGRDYSWIPVAELQRDLYMSVKNDPELKRYPVWNLSEGGAE, encoded by the coding sequence ATGAAAGAAAGTAGAAAAGTTGTTGATTTTCTTAACTCTCTTGGTGCAAATAGTGCTGTTTCAAGGAGAGATGAAATTTTATCAAAAACAATTGAATGTGTTAAATATCTTGGAATAAGATGGATTCGTTCAGGCTATGAAAGTAATGTCCCTGTTGAAGACCTACTTGAATTACACAGACAAACTGGTGTGGTTTTCAGTTATGGATTACTCAGTGGAGGAAATGATATAAACAGATTACTTGAAGGAGGGAGGGCTCTGGCAAGGAATAGGGCTTTACTTGCTTTTGAAGGACCGAATGAGCCGAATAACTGGGCAGTAAAATACAGAGGGAAAATTGGTGGAAGAGATTATTCATGGATACCTGTTGCGGAATTACAGAGAGATTTATATATGTCTGTAAAAAATGACCCTGAGTTAAAGAGATATCCTGTATGGAATTTAAGCGAAGGAGGAGCAGAGG